The following are encoded in a window of Microbacterium sp. LWO13-1.2 genomic DNA:
- a CDS encoding sulfurtransferase: MAIEFDTTSAKFAEYAEPGRLVTTEWLAERLGTPGLVVVESDEDVLLYETGHIPGAVKVDWHTELNDPVVRDYVDGEGFAALLSRKGISRDDTVVIYGDKNNWWAAYALWVFSLFGHEDVRLLDGGRDRWISEGREITRDNPTPPATVYPVVERDDSIIRAYKEDVLAHIGNPLIDVRSPEEYSGERTTAPAYPDEGALRAGHIPTAQSVPWAKAVAEDGGFKNRAELDAIYRDGAGLRDGDDVVAYCRIGERSSHTWFVLTHLLGFENVRNYDGSWTEWGSAVRVPIVTGTEPGAL; encoded by the coding sequence GTGGCCATCGAGTTCGATACGACTTCCGCCAAGTTCGCCGAATACGCCGAACCCGGCCGACTCGTGACCACCGAGTGGCTCGCGGAGCGCCTCGGAACACCCGGCCTCGTCGTGGTCGAGTCCGATGAAGACGTCCTTCTCTATGAGACCGGCCACATTCCCGGTGCGGTGAAGGTCGACTGGCACACCGAACTCAACGACCCCGTCGTGCGCGACTACGTCGACGGCGAGGGCTTTGCCGCCCTCCTCAGCCGCAAGGGCATCTCACGCGACGACACGGTCGTGATCTACGGCGACAAGAACAATTGGTGGGCGGCATACGCGCTCTGGGTCTTCTCCCTCTTCGGACACGAGGATGTGCGACTGCTCGACGGTGGCCGCGACCGCTGGATCTCGGAGGGACGGGAGATCACGCGCGACAACCCGACCCCGCCGGCGACCGTCTACCCGGTGGTCGAACGCGACGATTCGATCATCCGCGCCTACAAGGAAGACGTTCTCGCGCACATCGGCAATCCCCTGATCGATGTGCGCTCGCCCGAGGAGTACAGCGGTGAGCGCACCACGGCTCCCGCCTACCCCGACGAGGGAGCACTGCGTGCCGGTCACATCCCCACCGCGCAGAGCGTCCCCTGGGCGAAGGCAGTGGCCGAGGACGGCGGTTTCAAGAACCGCGCCGAACTCGACGCCATCTACCGCGACGGTGCCGGCCTCCGCGATGGGGACGACGTGGTGGCGTACTGCCGTATCGGTGAGCGCTCGAGCCACACGTGGTTCGTACTCACGCACCTCCTCGGCTTCGAGAACGTCCGCAACTACGACGGCTCCTGGACGGAGTGGGGCAGTGCCGTGCGCGTGCCGATCGTCACTGGCACGGAGCCGGGCGCACTCTGA
- a CDS encoding SufE family protein, whose translation MSTTAVPDSLAEIRDAFLETPETDRLLLLLEFSDELPPVSDEVAQHPEMYERVAECQSPVYIYVEVTDDVVTMHATAPPEAPTTRGFASILVQGLTGLTADEVLAIPDDYPQSIGLTKAVSPLRIGGMTGMLMRAKKQVRQKR comes from the coding sequence ATGAGTACCACCGCCGTTCCTGACTCTCTCGCGGAGATCCGCGACGCGTTCCTGGAGACCCCGGAGACCGATCGCCTGCTGCTCCTGCTGGAGTTCTCCGACGAGCTCCCACCGGTCTCGGACGAGGTCGCGCAGCATCCCGAGATGTACGAGCGCGTGGCCGAATGCCAGTCCCCCGTGTATATCTACGTGGAGGTCACTGACGACGTCGTGACCATGCACGCGACCGCACCGCCAGAGGCGCCGACGACACGGGGCTTCGCCAGCATCCTCGTGCAGGGCCTCACCGGTCTGACAGCCGACGAGGTGCTCGCGATCCCCGACGACTACCCGCAGTCCATCGGCCTGACCAAGGCCGTGTCCCCGCTTCGGATCGGCGGCATGACCGGGATGCTCATGCGGGCGAAGAAGCAGGTCAGGCAGAAGCGCTGA
- a CDS encoding right-handed parallel beta-helix repeat-containing protein gives MNPNSGGRRLVSRRVLIGAAVSAPLLAAGGASPAAASTVQSVVVDTDYVSLEAAFAATPAGGVLEVRSAHSRGDTLLIDKPATIHFIEAGSITTTSATIAAITVQASNVRITDALLIGTGGSTMSSGDGIRSTGTLAAPVLGLYVERPRISEFSRYGVVLEHVHGFAISDVDIRRCAYAGIMLLSAVNGRVHGGLIKDILQPSGNNSYGVAVSRKSPESITGDGPRSRNITVENVTIDGVPNWEALDTHAGENITFQNNTIYNARVGIAVIGSKDESGSGTAYGPIGCKVLGNVINSGKTDGTAGIGIIFAGAADDLGAPDELATGCVAGNIISNYGTQGTATSSSIQVYASAGVSITDNTIINSGFSGIDFYHDNYGAKASGNTIVDVWTDTASSCYAIQLRSFYNRVSISGTTIVRMSKTATKVNDRGLNISASTTNLVRDGGGNDWAAATTLATAGDALTSESRNYAKKVGLYGVAPVTRAPAVASPSTDPASLKTAVDAIRAALAGIGVTG, from the coding sequence GTGAATCCGAATTCCGGCGGTCGTCGCCTTGTCTCCCGTCGTGTCTTGATCGGTGCCGCGGTTTCTGCACCACTCCTCGCCGCAGGCGGGGCGTCTCCCGCGGCCGCCTCAACCGTTCAATCAGTCGTCGTCGACACCGACTATGTGTCTCTTGAAGCCGCCTTCGCAGCTACGCCCGCCGGCGGTGTTCTTGAAGTGCGGAGTGCCCATTCCAGAGGTGACACGTTGTTGATCGACAAGCCGGCCACAATCCACTTCATCGAAGCGGGATCGATCACAACGACGTCGGCCACCATCGCCGCTATCACCGTCCAGGCATCGAACGTGCGCATCACCGACGCTCTACTCATCGGCACCGGTGGGAGCACCATGAGCTCGGGAGACGGGATCCGCTCGACGGGCACACTGGCAGCACCGGTCCTGGGCCTTTACGTCGAGCGACCCCGAATCAGCGAGTTCTCCAGGTACGGAGTGGTCCTGGAGCATGTCCACGGGTTCGCTATCTCAGACGTCGACATTCGCCGATGCGCCTACGCGGGAATCATGCTCCTGTCCGCCGTCAACGGTCGTGTCCACGGCGGCTTGATCAAAGACATCCTCCAGCCCTCCGGCAACAACTCATATGGAGTCGCCGTCAGCCGCAAATCCCCCGAAAGCATCACGGGCGACGGGCCACGATCAAGAAACATCACGGTGGAGAATGTCACGATCGACGGTGTGCCCAACTGGGAAGCCCTCGACACGCACGCGGGCGAGAACATCACCTTCCAAAACAACACCATCTACAACGCTCGCGTCGGCATCGCAGTCATCGGGTCCAAGGACGAGTCTGGGAGCGGTACCGCTTACGGTCCGATCGGGTGCAAAGTGCTCGGCAACGTCATTAACTCCGGGAAGACCGACGGCACCGCCGGGATCGGCATCATCTTCGCTGGCGCGGCGGATGACCTCGGCGCCCCCGACGAACTGGCGACTGGGTGCGTCGCTGGAAATATCATCAGCAACTACGGCACTCAGGGCACAGCGACCAGTTCCAGTATCCAGGTGTATGCCAGCGCGGGTGTCTCCATCACAGACAACACGATCATCAACTCCGGCTTCAGCGGTATCGACTTCTACCACGACAACTACGGTGCAAAGGCTTCGGGTAACACGATCGTGGATGTGTGGACCGACACGGCGAGCTCGTGTTACGCCATCCAACTAAGATCGTTTTACAACCGAGTATCGATCTCGGGCACCACAATCGTGCGGATGTCGAAAACTGCCACGAAGGTCAACGACCGCGGACTCAACATCAGCGCCTCAACGACCAACTTGGTCCGAGACGGCGGAGGCAACGACTGGGCTGCAGCGACTACGCTCGCGACGGCCGGAGACGCGCTGACCAGCGAATCACGCAACTACGCCAAGAAAGTCGGGCTCTACGGGGTAGCTCCAGTCACACGCGCACCAGCGGTAGCTTCCCCCAGCACAGACCCCGCCTCCTTGAAGACGGCCGTGGACGCTATCCGAGCGGCTCTTGCAGGCATCGGCGTCACAGGTTGA
- a CDS encoding DUF1611 domain-containing protein, whose protein sequence is MNSSSPVHTTVLSDAAILPVGATAVVYCEGQFGEQDGKTANGLIRHSEKYDILSVIDSTRAGADAGMFLDGTPNGIPILANLAQSVVHADRVPDYLICGVAPADGLLSPAQRVVLLDGIARGMHIINGLHEFLNDDAEFAAAALLAGVTITDVRRPRSMHELHLFSGRIFDVTCPRIAVLGTDGAIGKRTTSTLLVQALNARGIHAVMVGTGQTTIIQGGKYGVALDALVPQYCSGEVENQVVAAFEGENPDIIIVEGQGALSHPAYITSAHILRGSQPAGVIVQHAPKRRMLGDFPMVKMPTVASEVALIEAFADTKVIGITVNHEGMAADEIGEAIDAIELELGLPATDPLTRPLNDLVEMVLQAFPQLAHAPLATRG, encoded by the coding sequence ATGAATTCGTCGTCCCCAGTCCATACGACCGTGCTCAGTGACGCGGCAATCCTTCCCGTCGGCGCCACCGCAGTGGTCTACTGCGAAGGCCAGTTCGGCGAGCAGGACGGCAAGACCGCGAACGGTCTCATCCGCCACTCCGAGAAGTACGACATCCTCAGCGTGATCGACAGCACGCGGGCAGGCGCCGACGCCGGGATGTTCCTCGACGGCACCCCCAACGGCATCCCGATCCTCGCGAACCTCGCACAGTCCGTCGTTCACGCCGACCGCGTCCCGGACTACCTGATCTGCGGCGTTGCCCCGGCCGACGGTCTCCTCTCGCCCGCGCAGCGCGTCGTCCTGCTCGACGGGATCGCCCGCGGCATGCACATCATCAACGGGCTGCATGAGTTCCTGAACGATGACGCCGAGTTCGCTGCCGCCGCATTGCTGGCCGGCGTCACCATCACCGACGTCCGTCGACCGCGCAGCATGCACGAACTCCACCTGTTCTCCGGTCGAATCTTCGATGTCACCTGCCCGCGCATCGCGGTGCTCGGCACAGACGGCGCGATCGGCAAGCGCACGACCTCGACTCTCCTGGTGCAGGCGCTGAATGCGCGCGGCATCCACGCCGTGATGGTCGGCACCGGGCAGACGACGATCATCCAGGGCGGCAAGTACGGCGTGGCCCTCGACGCACTCGTGCCGCAGTACTGCTCGGGTGAGGTGGAGAACCAGGTCGTCGCCGCGTTCGAAGGCGAGAATCCCGACATCATCATCGTCGAGGGCCAGGGCGCGCTCAGCCACCCCGCTTACATCACTTCGGCACACATCCTCCGCGGCAGCCAGCCCGCAGGCGTCATCGTTCAGCACGCCCCGAAACGGCGCATGCTCGGCGACTTCCCCATGGTCAAGATGCCCACAGTCGCCAGCGAGGTCGCATTGATCGAGGCGTTCGCCGACACGAAGGTCATCGGCATCACCGTCAATCACGAGGGGATGGCCGCCGACGAGATCGGCGAGGCCATCGACGCCATCGAACTCGAACTCGGCCTTCCGGCCACCGATCCGCTGACCAGGCCCCTGAACGATCTCGTCGAGATGGTGCTGCAGGCCTTCCCGCAGCTCGCGCACGCGCCGCTTGCGACGCGCGGCTGA
- the zapE gene encoding cell division protein ZapE: MTETTSRPGIVHLTERQPNVTGPEMLASLVPPPQFDTATFDSYRVDAAYPSQEEAKETLARFAGRGTPAKRGGFFSRAKKEPELKPGVYLDGGFGVGKTHLLASIYHAMPARRKYFGSFIEYTALVGALGYKNTVDLLKGADLICIDEFELDDPGDTMVMTRLLGELVPTGTRLAATSNTPPNALGEGRFAAQDFLREIHAMSDSFQTLRIDGVDFRQRALDGHAVVSDQEQYARAVTDAGSAGTASDDVFGDVIRHLARVHPSRYLRVIDGLDLVGLRDVHVLTDQSEALRFVAFVDRVYDAQIPIVATGVSLEQVFADEMLGGGYRKKYLRAISRLNALTHSAQDSSPA; this comes from the coding sequence ATGACTGAGACGACGAGCCGCCCAGGCATCGTGCACCTGACCGAGCGCCAGCCCAATGTGACGGGTCCCGAGATGCTGGCGAGCCTCGTGCCGCCCCCGCAGTTCGATACCGCGACGTTCGACAGCTACCGTGTCGATGCTGCCTACCCCTCCCAGGAAGAGGCGAAGGAAACCCTGGCCCGCTTCGCGGGGCGTGGAACGCCTGCGAAGCGAGGCGGCTTCTTCAGCCGGGCGAAGAAGGAACCGGAACTGAAGCCCGGCGTCTACCTGGACGGCGGGTTCGGGGTCGGAAAGACTCACCTCCTCGCATCGATCTATCACGCGATGCCGGCCCGCCGGAAGTATTTCGGATCCTTCATCGAGTACACCGCGCTGGTCGGAGCTCTCGGCTACAAGAACACCGTCGACCTCCTCAAGGGCGCAGACCTGATCTGCATCGACGAATTCGAGCTCGACGATCCGGGCGACACGATGGTGATGACCCGGCTGCTCGGCGAGCTCGTTCCGACCGGCACCCGGCTCGCGGCGACCTCGAACACCCCGCCCAATGCCCTCGGTGAAGGGCGCTTCGCCGCACAGGACTTCCTCCGCGAGATCCATGCGATGTCGGACAGCTTCCAGACGCTGCGCATCGACGGCGTGGACTTCCGCCAGCGCGCCCTCGACGGACATGCCGTAGTCAGCGATCAGGAGCAGTACGCCCGCGCGGTGACGGATGCCGGCAGCGCGGGGACCGCATCCGACGACGTGTTCGGTGATGTCATCCGCCACCTCGCTCGCGTGCACCCGTCGCGGTACCTGCGGGTGATCGACGGGCTCGACCTCGTCGGGCTGCGTGACGTGCATGTGCTCACCGATCAGTCCGAGGCGCTGCGTTTCGTGGCCTTCGTGGACCGCGTATACGACGCGCAGATCCCGATCGTCGCGACGGGGGTCAGCCTGGAGCAGGTGTTCGCGGACGAGATGCTCGGTGGTGGTTACCGCAAGAAGTACCTGCGCGCTATCTCCCGCCTCAACGCGTTGACGCATTCTGCGCAGGACAGCAGCCCCGCGTAA
- a CDS encoding type II toxin-antitoxin system PemK/MazF family toxin has protein sequence MTSSKSILATLAEILLKALGSERPSRTPVRPRRPDARLRPVGEEGADRGRDGDTATARVDPDGVRDLRIAYAPDQDGAPDAGEIVWTWVPYEENDGRGKDRPVLVIARASADRVYAVRMTSRSHDGDRDYLSIGSGSWDAQGRESWIDIEQLYSVHEDGLRREAAVLNPQRYGRVTAALRDRYGWREGE, from the coding sequence GTGACTTCCTCGAAGAGCATCCTGGCCACCCTCGCCGAGATCCTGCTCAAGGCACTCGGATCTGAGCGGCCGTCTCGGACGCCTGTGCGTCCGAGACGGCCGGATGCGCGTCTGCGGCCGGTCGGCGAGGAGGGCGCTGATCGCGGACGTGACGGCGACACCGCGACGGCACGCGTCGACCCCGACGGCGTCCGTGATCTGCGGATCGCCTATGCGCCGGACCAGGACGGCGCCCCGGATGCCGGAGAGATCGTCTGGACCTGGGTGCCCTACGAGGAGAATGACGGTCGCGGCAAGGACCGGCCTGTGCTGGTGATCGCTCGTGCGTCAGCGGACCGCGTGTACGCCGTCCGCATGACCAGCCGCTCGCATGACGGCGACCGCGACTACCTGTCCATCGGTTCAGGTTCCTGGGACGCGCAGGGTCGCGAATCCTGGATCGACATCGAGCAGCTGTACAGCGTGCACGAGGACGGGTTGCGCCGAGAGGCCGCCGTGCTCAACCCCCAGCGCTACGGTCGTGTGACCGCAGCGCTCAGGGATCGCTACGGGTGGCGAGAGGGGGAGTAG
- a CDS encoding M23 family metallopeptidase has protein sequence MSPPLPPEPDGGSAIHFDRRGLFRGLGLAGVAVAVGVESTILNAAPAAAASATVWPNGTTTRPTISDDYGTPRPDGRVHRGTDFVGFSQVRAVSAGTVKVTGTPSGWGAGGIQVWIEHDDGYLTRSLHLASYSIGNEQRVAAGQQIGVMGNTPPEYGYGVHLHLEVVVNGVQIDPVPFLTNRVSGLEPPLDNSRIHQRNNNMASLYYSTINGVTTFALAGDGVGNAAWLETTDQALANQLAAQHGNAAYLTPGSFNQWKGFYKGQ, from the coding sequence ATGAGTCCACCTCTCCCACCAGAACCAGACGGCGGTTCCGCCATACATTTCGATCGACGCGGCCTGTTTCGCGGACTAGGCCTGGCAGGTGTCGCAGTCGCCGTAGGCGTCGAAAGCACAATCCTCAACGCAGCACCTGCCGCTGCCGCCTCGGCCACCGTGTGGCCGAACGGCACGACAACCCGACCAACCATCTCAGACGACTACGGCACACCCCGCCCCGACGGGCGCGTGCACCGCGGCACCGACTTCGTCGGTTTCAGCCAGGTGAGGGCCGTGTCAGCGGGAACGGTGAAAGTCACCGGAACGCCTTCAGGTTGGGGCGCGGGCGGAATTCAAGTCTGGATTGAGCACGACGACGGCTATCTCACGCGATCCCTGCACCTCGCGTCGTACTCGATCGGGAACGAACAGCGCGTCGCCGCTGGTCAACAGATCGGAGTGATGGGGAACACTCCCCCCGAGTACGGCTACGGCGTCCATCTCCACCTCGAGGTCGTCGTCAACGGCGTCCAGATCGACCCGGTCCCATTTCTAACCAACCGCGTCAGCGGACTCGAACCACCACTTGACAACTCTCGAATTCACCAAAGGAACAACAACATGGCATCTCTGTACTACTCGACGATCAATGGCGTCACCACCTTCGCGCTCGCTGGCGACGGCGTAGGAAACGCTGCTTGGCTCGAAACTACCGACCAGGCCTTGGCTAATCAGCTCGCCGCTCAGCATGGCAACGCGGCCTACCTCACCCCTGGATCCTTCAACCAGTGGAAGGGCTTCTACAAGGGGCAGTAG
- a CDS encoding GIY-YIG nuclease family protein: MIEVVYYIRYDRRVKIGTSRRPRQRLASIRHEELLAFERGGRPVEQRRHREFAAAREGGEWFTLTADLRAHIRTLRKHGDPWSLYARWLSEALRS; the protein is encoded by the coding sequence GTGATCGAGGTCGTCTACTACATCCGCTACGACCGCAGAGTGAAGATCGGAACGAGTCGACGTCCCCGTCAGCGACTGGCGAGCATCCGGCATGAAGAGCTGCTCGCGTTCGAGCGCGGGGGTCGTCCTGTCGAACAGCGGCGGCATCGGGAGTTCGCGGCGGCTCGCGAAGGCGGCGAGTGGTTCACGCTCACCGCCGACCTCCGTGCCCACATCCGTACCCTTCGGAAACACGGCGACCCCTGGTCGCTCTACGCACGGTGGTTGAGCGAAGCGCTGCGATCGTGA
- a CDS encoding ammonium transporter — MDSPGNISWAITATALVLLMTPGVAFFYGGLVKAKSVVSMMMMSFGSIGLVAVLWVLFGFSMSAVESPGQFAGNPFADFGLNGLASGEGSNVALIGVAYGATFAIITVALISGAIADRARFGPWLIFAGVFATVGYFPVAAWVWGGGWIMNLGTTLFGEDSGIAVIDYAGGTAVHINAGAAALALALVLGKRIGFQKGILKPHNVPLTLLGAALLWFGWFGFNAGAEWLSEDMGKVGLIGINTLGATAAAILGWILVERIKDGKATSVGAASGAVAGLVAITPACANLSPGWALLLGALSGIACALAVELKFRLGFDDSLDVVGIHLVGGLLGTLYLGFFATEQGLFTGGDLRLLTVQAIAAGGVLLYSFIVSFIIGFAIEKTIGFRVTNEDEIAGVDLVVHGEEGYALAEQ; from the coding sequence ATGGATTCACCCGGCAACATCTCCTGGGCGATCACCGCGACCGCCCTTGTCCTGCTGATGACGCCCGGCGTCGCGTTCTTCTACGGCGGCCTGGTCAAGGCGAAGAGTGTCGTCAGCATGATGATGATGAGCTTCGGCTCGATCGGGCTGGTGGCCGTGCTCTGGGTGCTCTTCGGATTCTCGATGAGCGCGGTCGAGAGCCCCGGCCAGTTCGCGGGCAATCCCTTCGCCGACTTCGGGCTGAACGGCCTCGCCAGCGGTGAAGGCTCCAACGTCGCACTCATCGGCGTCGCGTACGGCGCGACCTTCGCGATCATCACGGTCGCCCTGATCTCGGGCGCCATCGCGGACCGCGCACGCTTCGGCCCGTGGCTCATCTTCGCCGGCGTGTTCGCCACTGTCGGCTACTTCCCGGTCGCCGCATGGGTCTGGGGCGGCGGCTGGATCATGAACCTCGGCACCACCCTGTTCGGTGAGGACAGCGGCATCGCCGTGATCGACTACGCCGGTGGCACCGCGGTGCACATCAATGCCGGTGCCGCCGCTCTGGCGCTCGCGCTCGTGCTCGGCAAGCGCATCGGGTTCCAGAAGGGCATCCTCAAGCCGCACAACGTCCCGCTGACGCTGCTCGGTGCCGCGCTCCTCTGGTTCGGCTGGTTCGGGTTCAATGCGGGCGCCGAATGGCTCTCCGAGGACATGGGCAAGGTCGGGCTGATCGGGATCAACACCCTGGGTGCCACGGCGGCCGCGATCCTCGGCTGGATCCTGGTCGAGCGCATCAAGGACGGCAAGGCCACCTCGGTCGGTGCCGCCTCCGGTGCGGTCGCGGGTCTGGTCGCGATCACGCCTGCCTGCGCGAACCTCAGCCCCGGCTGGGCGCTGCTGCTCGGCGCGCTCTCCGGTATCGCCTGCGCTCTGGCGGTCGAACTGAAGTTCCGTCTCGGCTTCGACGACTCGCTCGACGTCGTCGGCATCCACCTCGTCGGCGGTCTTCTCGGGACGCTCTACCTGGGATTCTTCGCCACGGAGCAAGGCCTGTTCACCGGCGGTGATCTGCGGCTGCTCACGGTGCAGGCGATCGCAGCCGGCGGAGTACTGCTCTACTCGTTCATCGTCTCCTTCATCATCGGCTTCGCCATCGAGAAGACGATCGGCTTCCGCGTCACGAACGAGGACGAGATCGCGGGCGTCGACCTGGTCGTGCACGGCGAAGAGGGCTACGCCCTCGCCGAGCAGTGA
- a CDS encoding SPW repeat protein: MRFIPTKVHGILDYIVGVALIAAPWVFGFASVGGAAVVIPIVLGVGLIVYSLFTKYEWGPFGFIPMPVHLVFDVAASLFLALSPWIFGFAGEALNVWLPHVVVGAAVIVVVLFSQPQPAGARARVATA; this comes from the coding sequence ATGCGTTTCATCCCGACCAAGGTCCACGGCATTCTCGACTACATCGTCGGCGTCGCTCTCATCGCCGCCCCCTGGGTCTTCGGATTCGCGTCCGTCGGCGGCGCGGCCGTCGTCATCCCGATCGTCCTCGGCGTCGGCCTCATCGTCTACAGCCTGTTCACGAAGTACGAGTGGGGACCGTTCGGGTTCATCCCGATGCCGGTGCACCTCGTCTTCGACGTCGCTGCCAGTCTGTTTCTCGCTCTTTCGCCGTGGATCTTCGGGTTCGCCGGCGAAGCATTGAACGTCTGGCTGCCGCACGTGGTCGTCGGCGCCGCCGTCATCGTCGTCGTGCTGTTCTCACAGCCGCAGCCGGCAGGTGCTCGCGCGCGCGTCGCTACCGCCTGA
- a CDS encoding serine protease, with protein sequence MKHFELPSAMSAYLHTSRLLFESDERASLGTGTGFMLNHHGKAILATNWHVLTGREPLTDEPTGECSAKPDHVVANVLIQASVPGMVASAQIPLDLYDEHGKSLWWVHPQKGRAYDVALLPIKAPSDAVFFGYSANEPDDPATLSVTSDVSIVGYPYDLGERMPFAVWTRGTIATDPETDFESDPCFLVDARARPGQSGSPVILHWMPHKPKTARHKLSPAASDPETELLGIYSGRINDQSDLGRVWRRSVIREILAGETRDDYTWD encoded by the coding sequence ATGAAGCACTTTGAGTTGCCGTCAGCCATGTCTGCATACCTGCATACCAGCCGTCTCCTGTTCGAGAGCGACGAGCGTGCTTCGCTAGGCACTGGGACAGGCTTCATGCTCAATCACCACGGCAAAGCGATCTTGGCAACCAACTGGCACGTACTCACTGGCCGAGAGCCGCTGACCGACGAGCCAACTGGCGAATGTTCGGCAAAACCCGATCATGTCGTCGCGAATGTGCTGATTCAAGCATCAGTGCCGGGGATGGTGGCTTCGGCACAGATCCCGCTCGACCTCTACGACGAGCACGGCAAGTCGCTATGGTGGGTTCACCCGCAGAAGGGACGCGCGTACGACGTCGCTCTACTGCCCATCAAAGCCCCTTCAGATGCCGTTTTCTTTGGGTACTCGGCCAACGAACCCGACGACCCAGCGACGCTTTCAGTGACATCTGACGTGAGCATCGTTGGCTACCCGTACGATCTCGGCGAACGCATGCCCTTCGCAGTCTGGACACGTGGAACGATCGCCACAGATCCAGAAACCGACTTCGAATCCGATCCTTGTTTCCTGGTCGATGCTCGGGCTCGTCCCGGCCAATCTGGCTCTCCAGTAATACTTCACTGGATGCCACACAAGCCCAAGACCGCGCGCCACAAGCTCAGCCCCGCGGCATCAGATCCCGAAACCGAACTACTCGGCATCTACTCAGGACGTATCAACGACCAATCGGATCTCGGCCGGGTCTGGCGACGCTCCGTCATCCGCGAGATCCTTGCAGGCGAGACGCGAGACGACTACACGTGGGATTGA
- a CDS encoding deoxyribodipyrimidine photo-lyase — translation MTSPSLVWFRDDLRITDNPALHAAIERGEPVVALYVLDEQSPGMRPLGGAARWWLHHSLASLAERLRERGAQLILRRGPADRILREVVSDVGAAAVFWNRRYGGAERAVDAHLKSSLRADGIEVASFAASLLHEPWTVTTGGGTHYSVFTPFWRACLALPTPRMPLAEPREIGGRRSDASSDALDDWDLLPARPDWAEGLRETWEPGEPAARRRLREFLEEDLPAYDRARDEPSAGATSLLSPRLRWGELSPFTVWHEATAVDGAGGFLSELGWREFAWHTLYHFPGLATENLRREFDAFPWPRLDQAHLESWQRGRTGAPLVDAGMRELWRTGYMHNRVRMVTASFLVKNLLVDWRRGEEWFWDTLVDADGANNPFNWQWVAGSGADAAPYFRIFNPELQAKKFDAQGLYVSRWAPDSGAEAIVDLRETRNAALDAYDVVKRVARDSG, via the coding sequence GTGACCTCCCCGTCGCTCGTCTGGTTCCGCGATGATCTGCGGATCACCGACAACCCCGCGCTGCACGCAGCGATCGAGCGCGGCGAGCCTGTCGTGGCGCTCTACGTCCTCGACGAGCAGTCGCCGGGAATGCGGCCGCTGGGCGGCGCCGCGCGATGGTGGCTTCATCACTCGCTCGCATCCCTCGCGGAGCGGCTGCGCGAACGCGGCGCACAGCTGATCCTGCGTCGGGGACCGGCAGACCGCATCCTGCGTGAAGTCGTGAGCGACGTCGGCGCCGCTGCGGTGTTCTGGAACCGACGCTACGGGGGCGCCGAACGTGCCGTCGATGCGCACCTGAAGTCGTCGCTACGGGCGGATGGGATCGAGGTCGCGTCGTTCGCCGCCTCCCTGCTCCACGAGCCGTGGACCGTGACGACCGGCGGCGGGACGCACTATTCGGTGTTCACCCCCTTCTGGCGCGCGTGCCTCGCCCTGCCGACGCCCCGTATGCCCCTTGCGGAGCCGCGCGAGATCGGCGGACGGCGATCGGATGCGTCATCCGACGCGCTTGACGACTGGGACCTGCTGCCCGCACGACCCGACTGGGCAGAAGGGCTTCGGGAGACGTGGGAGCCCGGCGAGCCAGCCGCTCGACGACGACTTCGCGAGTTCCTCGAGGAGGACCTCCCCGCGTACGACCGCGCTCGGGACGAGCCGTCGGCAGGTGCGACATCGCTGCTGTCCCCACGGCTGAGGTGGGGCGAGCTGAGCCCCTTCACGGTCTGGCATGAGGCGACCGCCGTCGACGGGGCTGGAGGCTTCCTGTCGGAGCTCGGGTGGCGTGAGTTCGCCTGGCACACGCTGTACCACTTCCCGGGCCTTGCCACGGAGAATCTGCGTCGGGAGTTCGATGCGTTTCCGTGGCCGCGCCTCGACCAGGCGCATCTGGAGTCCTGGCAGCGCGGTCGCACCGGCGCCCCCCTCGTCGACGCCGGAATGAGAGAGCTCTGGCGCACCGGCTACATGCACAACCGCGTGCGCATGGTCACCGCGTCGTTCCTCGTGAAGAACCTTCTCGTCGATTGGCGACGCGGCGAAGAGTGGTTCTGGGACACCTTGGTCGACGCCGATGGCGCGAACAACCCGTTCAATTGGCAGTGGGTGGCCGGTTCCGGCGCGGATGCCGCACCGTACTTCCGCATCTTCAACCCCGAGCTGCAGGCCAAGAAGTTCGACGCCCAGGGCCTGTATGTCTCCCGATGGGCTCCGGACTCCGGCGCTGAGGCGATCGTGGATCTGCGCGAGACGCGAAATGCGGCGCTCGACGCCTACGACGTCGTGAAACGGGTGGCGCGCGACAGCGGGTGA